From Candidatus Manganitrophus morganii, the proteins below share one genomic window:
- the tkt gene encoding transketolase: MDLKEHDLDQLCINTIRMLSADAVQKANSGHPGAPMGLAPLGYLLWTQFLKHNPKNPHWPDRDRFVLSAGHASMLLYSLLYLTGYDLSLEEIKRFRQWESKTPGHPEQGHVPSGVETTTGPLGQGFSNGVGMAIAERFLAAHFNRPGHSIVDHHTYVIASDGDMMEGIASEAASLAGHLQLGKLICFYDANQITIEGSTDLAFREDVKKRFEAYGWNVIGPLPDGNDLAAMSKAIQAAQAETERPSLIIVRTHIGYGSPNKQDRAQAHGEPLGKEEVRLTKEHLGWPTEPDFYVPEPALAHYRKTAEKGARLESEWQRRFDAYAAAEPDLAKEWQRMVKSERPEGWDAEIKKYQPKGATATRRAFGDVLNLTAPQLSNLIGGSADLAPSNDTTQKGLGDFLAGHYEGRTLHFGVREHAMGGALNGMALHGGVIPYGGTFLIFSDYMKASIRLAALMELPVIYIFTHDSIGLGEDGPTHQPIEQLAGLRAIPNMTVIRPADAAETAAAWRLAVARRKGPVALILTRQKIPLIDRSRSAPADQLEKGGYVLSETEGRAPEMILIATGSEVHLAVEAAQALEKEGAAVRVVSMPSWELFERQPVAYRTAVLPPEVTVRISIEAASTFGWERYVGGSGAMIGLNRFGASAPGEVVMRELGFTVENVLAHARPLLNTPSGAGAGRRKGS, from the coding sequence ATGGATCTGAAAGAGCACGATCTCGATCAACTCTGCATCAATACGATCCGAATGTTGTCCGCCGATGCGGTGCAAAAGGCCAACTCCGGCCATCCCGGAGCCCCGATGGGGTTGGCCCCGTTAGGTTATCTCCTCTGGACGCAGTTTTTAAAACACAACCCGAAGAATCCGCATTGGCCCGATCGGGACCGTTTTGTTCTCTCGGCGGGACATGCCTCGATGCTCCTCTACAGCTTGCTTTACCTGACCGGCTACGATCTGTCGCTGGAGGAGATCAAGCGGTTTCGGCAGTGGGAGAGCAAGACCCCCGGCCATCCGGAGCAGGGCCATGTCCCTTCCGGCGTCGAAACCACAACCGGCCCGCTGGGGCAGGGATTTTCCAACGGGGTCGGGATGGCGATCGCCGAGCGCTTTCTGGCGGCGCACTTTAACCGTCCCGGCCATTCCATCGTCGATCATCACACCTATGTTATTGCCAGCGACGGCGACATGATGGAAGGGATCGCCTCGGAGGCGGCCTCGCTCGCCGGACATCTTCAACTCGGAAAGTTAATCTGCTTCTACGACGCCAATCAGATCACGATCGAAGGGAGCACCGACCTCGCCTTCCGTGAAGATGTCAAAAAGCGCTTCGAGGCGTACGGCTGGAACGTGATCGGCCCCCTGCCCGACGGGAACGATCTTGCGGCGATGTCGAAGGCGATTCAAGCGGCCCAGGCCGAGACCGAGCGTCCGTCTCTCATTATCGTCCGGACCCATATCGGTTACGGAAGTCCGAACAAACAAGACCGCGCCCAAGCACACGGCGAGCCGCTGGGGAAAGAAGAGGTCCGGCTGACGAAAGAACATCTCGGCTGGCCGACGGAGCCCGACTTCTATGTTCCCGAGCCCGCGCTCGCACATTATCGAAAAACAGCCGAGAAAGGAGCGCGGCTGGAATCCGAGTGGCAGCGCCGATTCGACGCCTACGCCGCCGCCGAGCCCGATCTGGCAAAGGAGTGGCAGCGCATGGTGAAAAGCGAGCGACCGGAGGGGTGGGACGCCGAGATCAAAAAATACCAGCCGAAGGGGGCGACGGCGACCCGGCGCGCCTTCGGAGACGTGCTCAACCTCACCGCCCCCCAGCTCTCAAACCTGATCGGCGGATCGGCCGACCTCGCCCCTTCGAATGATACCACCCAGAAAGGCTTGGGCGATTTTCTCGCGGGGCATTATGAGGGGCGCACCCTCCACTTCGGCGTCCGCGAGCATGCGATGGGAGGGGCCCTCAACGGAATGGCGCTCCATGGCGGCGTGATCCCGTATGGGGGAACCTTTCTGATCTTCTCCGATTACATGAAAGCCTCGATCCGTCTCGCGGCGCTGATGGAGCTGCCGGTAATCTATATCTTCACCCACGACAGCATCGGCCTGGGAGAAGACGGGCCGACCCATCAACCGATCGAGCAGTTGGCCGGCTTGAGGGCAATCCCGAATATGACCGTCATCCGTCCCGCCGACGCGGCGGAGACCGCCGCGGCATGGCGCTTGGCCGTCGCGCGGCGCAAAGGACCGGTCGCGTTGATCCTCACACGGCAGAAAATTCCCCTCATCGATCGAAGCCGGTCCGCCCCGGCCGATCAACTGGAGAAGGGGGGGTATGTCCTGAGCGAGACGGAAGGGCGCGCGCCGGAGATGATTTTGATCGCGACCGGCTCGGAGGTCCATCTGGCGGTGGAAGCGGCGCAGGCATTGGAGAAGGAGGGGGCCGCCGTCCGGGTGGTCAGCATGCCGAGTTGGGAACTCTTCGAGCGGCAACCGGTCGCCTATCGCACGGCGGTCCTCCCCCCGGAGGTCACGGTGCGGATCTCGATCGAGGCCGCTTCGACCTTCGGCTGGGAGCGTTACGTCGGAGGAAGCGGGGCCATGATCGGCTTGAACCGATTTGGCGCATCGGCTCCCGGCGAGGTGGTGATGCGGGAGCTGGGGTTTACCGTAGAAAATGTGCTGGCCCACGCCCGGCCGCTTCTCAACACCCCTTCCGGGGCCGGCGCGGGAAGGAGGAAAGGGTCATGA
- the tal gene encoding transaldolase: MKKNPMKELQKQGQSLWLDNVNRALITSGALQRLIDEGLTGLTSNPTIFEKAIGESADYDGDIRRLVSERKEVSEIIDALTIKDIQMAADLFRPIYERTNGADGFVSIELNPALAHQTEATIAAAKALHPRLDRPNVMIKVPATEAGIPAIEALTAEGISINITLLFSLERYVQVASAYIAGIKSRLQQGRPVASIRSVASVFVSRIDTAVDRLLEAHIQEAGIEAERTAFKALLGKAGIANSKMIYQKFKEIFQGPDFLELQKQGVSLQRVLWGSTGTKNPNYPDLLYVEALIGPETINTVPPATLTAFKDHGKVRPSLEENLGEARETLQKLSTIGIHLRRVTHDIQEEGVKSFSESFEKLFARLAEKRRNMLAKKIA; encoded by the coding sequence ATGAAGAAAAATCCGATGAAGGAATTACAGAAGCAGGGCCAGAGCCTCTGGCTCGACAATGTAAATCGCGCCTTGATCACCTCCGGAGCGCTGCAACGGCTGATCGATGAGGGGTTGACCGGGCTGACCTCCAACCCGACGATCTTCGAGAAGGCGATCGGAGAGAGCGCAGACTATGACGGGGACATCCGGCGGCTCGTCTCGGAAAGAAAGGAGGTCTCGGAAATCATCGATGCGCTGACGATCAAAGATATCCAGATGGCGGCCGATCTCTTTCGGCCGATTTATGAGAGAACGAACGGCGCGGACGGATTTGTTTCGATCGAGCTGAACCCGGCGCTCGCCCATCAGACCGAAGCAACGATCGCAGCGGCCAAAGCGCTCCACCCCCGGCTGGACCGGCCGAATGTGATGATCAAAGTCCCGGCCACCGAGGCTGGAATTCCGGCGATTGAAGCCCTGACGGCGGAGGGGATCTCGATCAACATCACCCTTCTCTTTTCGCTCGAGCGATACGTGCAGGTCGCAAGCGCCTACATCGCGGGGATCAAAAGCCGGCTCCAACAAGGCCGGCCGGTGGCATCGATCCGGTCGGTCGCCTCTGTTTTCGTCAGCCGGATCGATACCGCCGTCGATCGGCTTCTGGAAGCGCACATTCAGGAGGCCGGGATCGAGGCCGAGCGGACGGCGTTCAAGGCCCTCCTCGGCAAAGCCGGCATTGCCAACTCCAAGATGATCTATCAAAAGTTCAAAGAGATCTTTCAAGGTCCAGACTTTCTCGAACTCCAAAAGCAGGGTGTCTCTCTCCAACGCGTTTTGTGGGGCAGCACCGGAACCAAAAACCCAAATTACCCGGATCTGCTCTATGTTGAAGCGTTGATCGGACCGGAAACGATCAATACCGTTCCGCCCGCCACCCTGACCGCTTTTAAAGACCATGGAAAGGTTCGACCGAGTTTGGAAGAAAACCTCGGCGAAGCGCGCGAGACACTCCAGAAACTATCCACGATCGGGATTCATCTCCGACGAGTGACCCATGACATTCAGGAAGAAGGGGTGAAGTCGTTCTCGGAGTCATTTGAGAAATTGTTTGCCCGCCTTGCGGAGAAGCGGCGGAACATGCTCGCTAAAAAGATCGCCTGA